The region TCATTGCGTCATTTAGGTTGAATCCAAGACGTAATTTTTGAGCATCGTTGACTCAGAAGGAACTGATTGATGGCAGTATTTTTCAAGAAACACTTTGAATGTTGGATTTTCTAGTGTCCGGAATGGGATGTTAGCTGCCACAACGCCATGACATATCAATGTAAAACTAATTCTTTTTGCTGGATTCTTCAGATAATTGTGTCAAAGAGTTTGCTTAAGTTTAGATTTGTGTTCGGCGTTTGCCTTACGTGCATactgatttttagtaggttattttacgacgctttatcaacatcttgggttatttagcgtctgaatgaggtggtgataatgccggtgaaatgagtccggtacagcaccgatagttaccctaCTTTTGCTCagatttggttgagggaaaaccccggaagaaacctcaaccaggtaacttgccccgaccgggagtctaacccgggcaacctggtttcgcggccagacgcgctaaccgttattccacaggagTGAACGTGCATGCTGAATTAAATGGAACTTTTTATCACTCGAAACCTAAAGAAAATAGGATCCCTTATGGAATGGAGATGGTAAATTATTTGATAATTAATTGAGATAAGTTGAAATTAATATCATTTGCTTGCTATTCGCTTACTTAAATATTAGAACTAACGGATTCATCTAGTGATGTCGTGaatagggggggggggagacaaagagagagagaaaagagaaaagtcattttttttatttcttacaacataaaagttttattattttttttaacacttcacaaacaggaacaaaaattaaaattcgcTGTCTAGTttgaaataggcaaaaaaaaaacagataaaaacGTCAAAATAGGCTGTTTAGGCACTCTGAAATAGTATTTTTAAGCATACATGTTCGTGAAACGTGTAGAGAAATAGTTTGTTTCTTTCCCTCTGAAGATCCGTGGTCTAGTCGTTACCATCCAACGTTCATTTGGTATAAAATTCGAAAAGAACCCGCCTAGTAAAAATTCAATTCGCGCGTGGTACAGACAAAGAAACAGGTTGTCTGTGCAAAGGAAAATCACCTGGTCGCCCATCAACCTCAGAGGAAGACAGGGAACGTGTGCGGATATGTTTTGTGCGCAGCCCgcagaaatcaacaactgcagcAAGAGAACTGGACAACAAAAACAACAGTGTGGAGGGTTCTCCATAAGCATTTGTCCTAAAAACCACTTGTCTTAAACTACACCAACAACTATCCAATGACGATCACAGGCGTCGAGTTGAATTTTGTAGCCAGTTCTAATTACGGGGCTACAAAACTTTATTGCAAGTAAATTATATTGACCTCAGGTTAATAAAACCAGCTCAGAAAGAACGaggaactcaaacagttttttttctgaCATAAATGTTCGGCAGATGAAGAATTTATGGagaaattaattttcaatgaTGAAGCTACTTTCTATGTCAGTAGCAAAGAAAAAACCGTCACAACGTCAGAATATGTCTCTGTGGAACACTagtgtaaaaggtaaaaaaaggtaaaggtatccccgtaacatgccatgaaggcacttggggggcatggaggtagagccccatgctttccatgacctcggcactagaatgaggtggtgtggtcggcaccacgctctgaccgccttttacccccgggaaagacccggtactcaattttatagaaggctgagtgaaccttggggccgttctgaaagtttggcaacgagaaaaaatcctgtcaccacctgggatcgaaccccggaccttccagtccgtagccagctgctctaccaactgagctacccggccgccgtggAACACTAGTGTAATTCTCCAAAACGTAATGTGTTTTGTGTCATATCCATAAGAGAAGTGTACGGATCATTCTTTTTTCATGAGAGAACAGTAACAAGGGGCATGTTAGAACAGCGACTTATACCTCAGTTGCAATAATACCTAGCCCTAATTGCGTTTTTCAACAAGACAGCAGTCCCACAATGAAGTAAGTCTCTTCTTGAGCACAGTGCTGCCAAGACATATGCGTCTCAAAAAGACCAGCAACTAATCTGTGGCCCACGAGATCACCGGATCTCACACCGcgtgatttctttttgtggggtcaCATCAAAGACAGGCTATTCGTCCTATAGATGCCGCGTAATATCGCAGACTTAAGGGAAAGTATCATCGCAGCAGTTGACACTATTGACAGGTCTCTGTTGATGCGAGTGCGGCAAGAACTAGagtctagaccaggcctgcacaaggtttgcgctctccgagccagctcacagctcacagctcatgagcggaatgcagatattagctgcgctctgtataagggaggactggaagaaggagtggatctcgtacaaaataaacacaaaaggaagtactattacgagtgcttatgaaatgaattcccgttcagtgtttgcaaaactatcttggactattattaattaataaagaaatatttattttacagaagtaatagaaattctatagctacttaaatgtacaatatcattttgttatatttttatttatcagtacatcagaacgaggttttatgctgttggcagctgaagggAACCTATTGATcattgatcataatgaaacatcagttacagatgtttgatgtctgcctttattaaaatggattatagaaaacagttgcttacaaatataaatgttgatccaaacatagcaatcattttcacagccagcctgtgtagtcgtggatattattcctaatgtttaatcttgtaaaactcaaccaggctagtagtataattcaaacgatctttagcccttaggtcacattgaagatcaataagttgttcgagctgtaaatcgttaaatgttaaatattatgttccgtctttcagattcctccatactgtactgtagcagtaggtaagcaatgtgaaacagttactgagaataggcctacacactgcactctacTAGATAACTgcgtggtcgtttccctctcctctacctacagcaagtctgtgtcattctgacgtatcttcctctccgtttcgcgagcggtaaacaccgctttcccgctccgaaggagcgcgcacgctcgttgagcgctgtttgtgcaggcctggtctagactTTCGTGTGATCGTGTGCCGTGTCAGACGTGGTACGCACATCGAACATTTGTGTCAGAAAAGAATCCCTTGTTCTTTCTGGGCtggttttattattttgagtttaataatttacctGTAATAAAGTTTTGTAACCCCTCAAATCTTTATGAAACACGGTGCACAATACACACAAATAAGAAAACAGGATTTATGATTATTTGAAAACATTAGAGTATATTTTAACACTAAAAGTTATTACAGTATTGCTGTATTgacaatattgtaataatttacatACTACAATGCTTCATGTTAAATTGTGCGATAAAATTAGGAAAATTGTCAGTGAatcaaaaaaaaatgttaggttaAGTGCATAACTCTACatatcacaataaaattattaagatttCTTTGCAGTTATGGATGTTATAAATTATATACACAGTACATGTAAACAActgaatatataagaaataaataatattttctgaagGCTGATTAGTGTATTGTGTGTCTAGTCAGCTGTGTATGTAACGgcgagggaaaggaactggccacctaccccattatctcttggcttagttactATATAAGTGGtggcttattggtgtcacttgtgaggttcaaagtcttcggacagttgactaaacaacaataaatattatttcaaaattataatacaataatccATTTTGGAGAATTCTGAGAAATGCGAACAGAATATGATCCAATACCAGAAATTTAGATCTATGTTCTTACAACATCTCATTAAACTTAGATAgctcattttttttagaaaaaaatatttccatattGTGAATAATTACAGTTAGGTTCTAAATGCTAAAGCTtcaattattcaacatttctgttTACAAAAAATCTTGGAGTTTATATATTGCTAACAACATCACAAAACGATGAAGCACATCTACATAACAATACATCATTCAATTTTACTAATCACAGTTTAGTCCTCATATTGAGGTACGATTTACAATAACAATAAAGTTTCATATGACGGTCTGCTACACAAGAACTTTGATTTCCGTAAGAATTAATTCGACTTACAATACCTGTAACTTGAAAACTGTTGTTGGCTATAGAATGACGAATAGTACTTTCAAGCAATGCATCTCCTGGTTTAGTCTGAATAACTATCACATAGTCCTTCAGCCCTCCATCTTTAGTTTTGGTGTACAGGTGTTCAAGGGGATACTGAACATTAGCACTTCTAATTTCCGCCAATTGAAGTTGTGAACACTCTCCATATGGCTTTAAGAGAGCATTAAGGTGCTCAACTAATATTAAggacatatttttaataatagcatcTCCCACTGGGATAACTTTACTTCTCTGACACGTGCACCAATGTGGTACTATTCCAGCTTCATTACAAGTCCGAGATTTATGTATAGGGAGAAAAAGGCTAATGCCTCTGggcttttgttttgatttactCAGTTTTATGCTTCTTCTCTGAATTGAGTCCTGTTCAATTTGGTCTAAATTCACTAAGTCTAACAGAGTTTCATACAAATCGAATGATGTAGTAAGGCGTTGTGTATTTCTGTGTAAATCAGCAATAGCAGtgggatatttatttttgaaccACTCTGGCAAAGTAATGAAAACAAATGGAAGCCTTTCTTCCATTCGCCCCTGATAGGTCTCACGAATACTCCCCCATCGAATTCCATGatcactcattaaaattaatactgtTCGATTTAGGGATCCAGTTTCGTTTAAATGAAGTAGAAATTGTTCGAAAGTACCATCACCTAGATTGGGAAGATTGAGAAAATCATGTGTGAGGGTTATACTCCAAAAGAATCCGAAGAAATCTTTAGAAGCCATAGTAATTGCGAATTTTGATATATAGtgaaggaatactgaaaacgtcATCTGGGATCCTAAGCATAACTTTGTGTACAATTTCTTATTAAAACCTATATCATCCCCACTTTGCATTATATATGGCCTTGGATAGTAATCAGTTGGTTGTTTCTTAAATCGACGTCCCGCAAACGTGAATATTCCATTACTTGCATCATCTTCTCCGAAAACTGTTCGGTATCCGGCTGCACTGAAATTCTTCCACACCCAATTGCACTCATCTACATCTTTTAATTCTTTTTCAGAAAGACCCGAAAGGACTGGAATTAGATTTGGAAATGTATTATCTGCCAC is a window of Periplaneta americana isolate PAMFEO1 chromosome 12, P.americana_PAMFEO1_priV1, whole genome shotgun sequence DNA encoding:
- the LOC138710818 gene encoding uncharacterized protein, with translation MAAVSTSAVDDQLVSEVDKIPKIHIQGNMVHLRHSITKCDSANKTYDTRGNRVKIFHRTLLWIPLVLLVTLLYILDFDGEIYYHVPVPHATVPVSDKPLPNMKSGFVVDTVGCRIPDLDPFDPVVRQFIFKEKPLKCHEKQPLLVDSNLTSLFIVKSALSFFNISDLDQLHCCYQPFWTTKPRKADGHFDNKIAFSNNCTSFKESVSIQEEFVKVSCYVDNQNIYRNYHAFISLKPEVEKRCQKVRDSSSTGQRERVSVLVVGMDSVSRLNFHRQLPRTLKILQNMKAIELLGYNKVADNTFPNLIPVLSGLSEKELKDVDECNWVWKNFSAAGYRTVFGEDDASNGIFTFAGRRFKKQPTDYYPRPYIMQSGDDIGFNKKLYTKLCLGSQMTFSVFLHYISKFAITMASKDFFGFFWSITLTHDFLNLPNLGDGTFEQFLLHLNETGSLNRTVLILMSDHGIRWGSIRETYQGRMEERLPFVFITLPEWFKNKYPTAIADLHRNTQRLTTSFDLYETLLDLVNLDQIEQDSIQRRSIKLSKSKQKPRGISLFLPIHKSRTCNEAGIVPHWCTCQRSKVIPVGDAIIKNMSLILVEHLNALLKPYGECSQLQLAEIRSANVQYPLEHLYTKTKDGGLKDYVIVIQTKPGDALLESTIRHSIANNSFQVTGIVSRINSYGNQSSCVADRHMKLYCYCKSYLNMRTKL